The following coding sequences lie in one Novosphingobium sp. 9U genomic window:
- a CDS encoding sugar MFS transporter: protein MAIVQSVAIGAPATASGEIARTHVDAPELRYFVMALFFVFGGITSLNDVIIPKLKELFTLSYTEAMLVQFCFFTAYAVIGVPGAMLVRKVGYMRGAAAGLVIMILGCLAFIPASQTASYWLFLTAYFVLASGVVIVQVVANPLISMLGKPETTSARLTFAQAFNSLGTTVFPFFGSILILGGLAAVSASDVTGAALQAYRQAESQAIVHGYLGIALALALVAAAVWRMRSRLPASGDSGVSGGFAGFDLLKRPQFGFGTLCIFLYVGAEVSIGSLIVSYLMQDHVLALPEQSAGKLIGLYWGGAMVGRFIGSALLRKLDAGIVLAFNACVAIVLVAVSISTVGQVSGYTLLAVGLMNSVMFPTIFSLASAHLGTRAAEGSGIINVAICGGAIVPLLTGALADMAGGNLAVALILPALCYAIIAAFGVFCKRSAAAIGLSA from the coding sequence ATGGCTATAGTGCAGTCGGTTGCCATCGGCGCTCCAGCTACGGCTAGTGGAGAGATCGCTCGAACCCATGTCGATGCACCCGAATTGCGGTACTTCGTCATGGCCCTGTTCTTCGTGTTCGGCGGTATCACGAGCCTAAACGATGTCATCATACCCAAGCTGAAAGAGCTGTTCACGCTCTCCTACACCGAGGCAATGCTGGTCCAGTTCTGCTTCTTCACCGCCTATGCAGTCATCGGCGTGCCCGGAGCCATGCTGGTGCGCAAGGTGGGCTACATGCGCGGGGCCGCCGCTGGGCTCGTCATCATGATTCTGGGGTGCCTGGCATTCATCCCGGCATCGCAGACGGCGAGCTACTGGCTGTTCCTGACGGCGTACTTCGTCCTGGCGAGCGGAGTGGTGATCGTGCAGGTCGTAGCCAACCCGCTCATCAGCATGCTCGGCAAACCGGAGACGACCAGCGCGCGCCTGACGTTCGCACAAGCCTTCAACTCCCTGGGCACCACCGTTTTCCCATTCTTTGGATCGATCCTGATCCTTGGCGGACTGGCGGCGGTCTCTGCTAGCGACGTGACCGGCGCGGCGCTTCAAGCTTATCGGCAAGCAGAGAGCCAAGCGATCGTACACGGCTATCTTGGCATCGCCCTGGCTCTGGCGCTCGTCGCTGCAGCGGTGTGGCGGATGCGCAGCCGTCTTCCCGCAAGTGGTGACAGCGGGGTCAGCGGCGGCTTCGCTGGCTTCGACCTGTTGAAGCGGCCGCAGTTCGGGTTCGGGACCTTGTGCATCTTCCTCTATGTCGGTGCCGAAGTCTCGATCGGCTCGCTGATTGTCAGCTACCTCATGCAGGATCATGTCTTGGCGCTGCCCGAGCAGTCCGCCGGCAAGCTGATCGGACTGTATTGGGGCGGCGCCATGGTAGGCCGCTTCATCGGCTCGGCGCTGCTGCGCAAGCTGGACGCGGGAATCGTCCTGGCGTTCAACGCCTGCGTCGCGATCGTTCTGGTTGCTGTCTCGATCAGCACTGTCGGCCAAGTGTCGGGCTACACGCTGCTGGCGGTGGGCCTGATGAACTCGGTCATGTTTCCGACCATCTTCAGCTTGGCGTCCGCCCACCTCGGCACACGCGCCGCGGAAGGCTCAGGCATCATCAACGTGGCGATCTGCGGCGGAGCCATCGTGCCCCTGCTGACAGGCGCCCTGGCCGACATGGCCGGAGGCAACCTCGCTGTGGCCTTGATCCTGCCGGCCCTTTGCTACGCCATCATAGCGGCGTTCGGGGTGTTCTGCAAAAGATCGGCAGCCGCCATTGGACTGAGCGCATAA